The genomic window acgtgcctggtgttGCACTGGCTATTCTTCCTTGTCTACAGTCCCGAAATACAAGTTTGGAGCCAGAAAGGATTGGACAGCGGATGAAATGTAGAGGGAGATCGATGCAAAAGTATGCGGGTGAGTCATCACTCACCATGAATCCCACTATCCCAGCGTGTAGGGCGTGGAAAAACCAGAGGACGTGGTTTGCTTCCAAGTCTATCCTATATCCGTATCCGTATGGCTAATTCGCTACGCCGCCTACCAGTACCAGTACAGTTGCTCCCATCCATCCATGCTCCACGGTGAACAGCACCACCGGTGCGGTGCTCGAGGTCGAAACGCCGCGATACACATCCACCGATCCCCGTCCGATGGCGAGTGGGCCGTCGTTTCTGTTCCACCAGCGAGCGACGGCGAACGCGTCGCGCCTCCGGCCAACATTTACCGCCGCGTAGGAGAAAAGGTCTGACCGATCGGCTCTCGCCACGGCGCTGTCCGTCCGTCCAAGTCCATCCTCGCTCGCCCCGGAACAAACGCAGAAAACGCGAGGGGATACAACAAGGGCAGGCGGCCCGCGGTGGGGGCGCCGGGCCGGCTAAACTTGTCGCGCTCCGTCTCACTCACTCTCCCACCCCCTTTGTCGTCTCTCGTCTACCTATCTTTTCTGTTAGACCATTCGACGCCACGTCCGCGCGCGTCACGGCGCAGCGAGCAGCCCGGCCGGCCGGCCGATTATAAAACCTCAGTGCGAGCAGGTGCTCCACTCGCACTGCCACTCCACCCGTTACCTCTGCTACTCGAACTTCATTCGCggatcagatcagatcagatcacCATGGGCTCCTACGTTCAGGGTGAGTTGAGCCGATCGATCCCGAGGTCTGCGGCGAGTTGGTTGGGCTGCCTCGTGGTTTTCCCCCTAGTGGCTTACCTGATCTTTCATTTGTTTTTGCTGTCAGGTGAGGATGAAGTTCCCGTCTATGAATCGGGTGCACATGTGAgttccttctccccctccctcctcctcctcaattAGCTAGACAGAAGCTCTTGATCCGCATCGGCCTTTGACGAACTGTGCACATGTCTGACACGCAACTAAAATTGCACGAACTGCCACCAACTCTTGACGTCGGTATACTTTGTCGGGAGGCTCGCATTATTGATGCCATTCCCTCATCTGTTTCTCCTTTCACTGTGCACGATGAGTAGACACACACTATTTATGTTTTATTTTGTGGGGTTTCCACAAATCTATCTAAATGCAAAACAGCCAAAATACTACTAATATGTTGGACCAATGAAGTTGATCTCAGCTATGAGCCTATGACTCTTTTGCTTTGTTTGCGTTGATTAACATATGCTTGCACGATCAAATGATCAATGGCTGTCCATCTCGGCGCGCGTACAGGCCCTGCAGAAGCTGCAAGAGAAATGGAAGTCCACGGCGGCGCCGTACCCGGCCATGTACTCGAGCTTCTTGGGCGGGATCATCCTGGACCCGGCCATGATGGCCCTCCCCATCGACGACCACATGGTCCACCGCGGCCACGGCGTCTTCGACACGGCCATGCTCCTCGACGGCCACCTCTACGAGCTCGACGCGCACCTCGACCGCTTCCTGCGCTCCGCGGCGCAGGCCAAGGTGGGCACCCCGTTCCCGCGCGACACGCTGCGCAGCATCCTCGTGCAGATGACGGCGGCGTCCGGCTGCCGGAAGGGCTCCATCCGGTACTGGCTGAGCTCCGGCCCGGGCGACTTCCTGCTCTCCTCCAGCGGCTGTCCCGGCCCGGCCTTCTACGCCGTGGCGATCCCGTCCGACTACGCGCAGTGCCGCGACGGCGTGCGCGCCGTGACCACGTCGGTGCCCATGAAGCCGCCGCTGTTCGCCACCATGAAGAACGTCAACTACCTCCCTAATGTGCTGTCCATCATGGACGCCGAGGAGCGCGGCGCGTTCGCGTCCGTGTGGGTGGACGAGCAGGGGTACGTCGCCGAGGGGCCCATGGTGAACGTCGCCTTCGTCACCCAGGGCGGCGAGCTCGTGCTCCCTGTGTTCGACAAGATCCTCAGCGGGTGCACAGCCAAGCGGATGCTGGCGCTGGCGCCGAAGCTCGTGGAGGCCGGCCTGCTCAAGGGCGTCAGCACCCAGCACATCACCGCCGACGACGCCAAGCGCTCCGTGGAGATGGCCTTTGTCGGCAGCGGCCTGCCCGTGCTGCCCATCGTCGAGTGGGACGGCCAGCCCATCGGCGACGGTAAGCATCACCCGCTCTCAAAGCTGATCGATTGTTTTTGGAACAAATTGGATCGTTGCGTTTGGTTGGTTAATTCGTGTGTGTGCGTTGATGTGAATGATGCAGGGAAGGTGGGGAAGCTGATGCTGGCGCTGTCCGATCTGCTCTGGGAGGACATGAAGTCCGGGCCGGACAGGGTCGCCGTTCCATACAAGTGATCCAGGGGAGGGGAACGCTAGAGAGATGGCGTGTGCATGCGCAAGCACGGGCACGTTCGTGCGTGTACAAGATAGTGTGTGAGCCGAGCCGCAATTTGTTGCCCGTACTGTTTGTCACTTGACTTGTCAAGCCCTGTATAACTGTGGTATGTGTGTGCCGGATGGATGACTCACCAAATAAATAATACTACGATCTTGGGTCTTTCGCGGTATTTAGAGGATAAATGATACACATATCACGTGCGGCAGAATTTTACGGGTTAACGAAGATGCTTAGGGCATCTCTAACGCAGATCTTCAAATAGGACATCGTATTCGTCCGTCAACCGGTGAGGATCAACGGTGATGCAGGAGCCGGCCATTCAACTGCATCTCATAAACATTCACACATGTCCAATCAATTTGAAATTTAAATGCATAGCGCCCGATCACAACCAAAACGAGACAAGTATGCAGTGTATACTTTTTACATGCCCGATCACAAAAGAATCTCCGTCCGACAGACCGTGGGATAGACTGTCCGAGTCGTCgtcgcctcctcctcgccatccgcctccttctccgccgctTCCTTCTCCGTCGTCTCCGATTGATCCTTCAAGCACTTCAACATCCTAAGACAAACGACTTGCACGATCATCCTTGCTTGTCATGCATTCGCTCCATCTTCAAGGTCAACATTTTGAAATCCTCCGAAGTGGTTGCAGTCTCAGCCTTCTACCTTTTGAGCTTGGCCTTCTCTTCAAGCTTGAGCTTTTTTTCGGTCGCCGTCATCAACATGTTAAACGTCTCGACTTTACCTCCTTGATGTCGGAGCGCTTGACACATGCCTCCTTCTTTGCCAAGTTGTCCAAGGTCCTTAAAAGCCTTGATTTTTGGCTTATGACTTACTTGGCCTTTTCCCTTAAAGCCTATATAGACAAACATAGACTAAGGGCGTTCCGAGCATCCATGCTCCTGGCAATGGCAAGATCCGATATGTCAGTTGCTTGCCTTCAAGCCTCAAAAGATGCCCTCGAACCTCTCCGTCATCTTGGCCGCCCCCTTCTCGCTTCTCCTTTTCCTCCTCCCACTTCTTTCCTTGGAATTCTCTTCAATCCTTCTTGGGCGGCTGTTGGGTGGGTTGGATCACCCGTTTCTTCGTCGACGTCGATGCTGACGGTCTTGGCGGAGTTGACACAGATATATTCCACTTGGGTTGCCCACTCGAgttcaaccaacaatgcatgaggatgaagtTTTCCTTCTCGAACTTCAAGAACATATTGCAACCACAGGAAGGCTATAAAGTAAAATATTGTCAACAAGTTGCATATCTGATCTGGCCGAATGACCAACACATAGATATATCCGGCCAACAAGTTGCATATCCGGCCAAATGACCAACATTAACAATCTACTTGCTCGATGATTTGTGCACCACTTGGACACCGTCCGATTAGTTGTTTCAAATGGCTGCAATACTTAGTCACGGGCTCTTGGATGATGTAGAAGAGAGGGTTGAGAAATGGGATTTTTGCCGCGGAAATATTGTGGACAGTTCCAAATGCACGGGCTCTGCCAGTTTTGGGTGGGCCGGGGGTGTCAAAGTCCTGCATGGATGGTGTTTGGGCTCCCGCAAAGCCCCTGGTTTGCTTCCGATTTGTGGGAAAATGAACATCCGGACTGGTCCTAGGACCGATGCAAGACACCGTAGGGTGAATTGTGGGGGCCGGGCCGCTCGGGCCGGATGGATATAGAAGGTTTGAGGGTCCATGGTTGAGAGGCCCTTAGTTGGGTTTTTTGATTGGGAGGAATTCAAGGTGAGAAGCACACCCCAGCTGAAACTCGAGGAGGGGGGAGAGTATTTCTTTTGACTCGAAACTCGGGGATCTTTATTGCTTTACAGAAATTCGATTACAATCCGCCACAAGGGTTCTAACAAGAAATCGCGGAATTTCGTCGATCCAACAATCGGTGCTACTAATAGTAGTTGCGTGTTTGGCACATAAATCTGCTGGAGTGTTCGCTTCCCTCATAACATGACGAACCGAGAATGATGCAAATGCAGACCTTTCCCGTATTTCCTCAAAGATAGGCGCCACAACTGAATGATCATTGTGCCATGAGGACCAGAGGTTGACAACCTCTAAACAGTCCTTCTCCATCATCACATGCGAGAAGCCCCTTAACTGGGCAAATATAACACCTTCTCGCAAAGCCAAAACTTCAGCTATAAATGGATTGGTAATCCCTGGAAAGGGTTTTCTCCAAGCTCCTTGGTAAGAGAGATGCGATCTTgctacacctcctccacctccattctGAGAATTAGAGTCAATTGCCCCATCGGTGTT from Triticum aestivum cultivar Chinese Spring chromosome 3B, IWGSC CS RefSeq v2.1, whole genome shotgun sequence includes these protein-coding regions:
- the LOC123069428 gene encoding D-amino-acid transaminase, chloroplastic, which gives rise to MGSYVQGEDEVPVYESGAHALQKLQEKWKSTAAPYPAMYSSFLGGIILDPAMMALPIDDHMVHRGHGVFDTAMLLDGHLYELDAHLDRFLRSAAQAKVGTPFPRDTLRSILVQMTAASGCRKGSIRYWLSSGPGDFLLSSSGCPGPAFYAVAIPSDYAQCRDGVRAVTTSVPMKPPLFATMKNVNYLPNVLSIMDAEERGAFASVWVDEQGYVAEGPMVNVAFVTQGGELVLPVFDKILSGCTAKRMLALAPKLVEAGLLKGVSTQHITADDAKRSVEMAFVGSGLPVLPIVEWDGQPIGDGKVGKLMLALSDLLWEDMKSGPDRVAVPYK